The Acidimicrobiia bacterium genome includes the window CCTCCGGGTCCGGCTCGAAGCCGGATACATGACCCAGTCTCCGCCGGCCGGATCGCCTACCGCCGGACCATAGAGATACAGAGGTTCTTCCATGATCGCCTCTGATTCGAGGCGATCATCGATCACCGGACCCGTCACGAAGACGATGTCGTGCTCGAGCGTCCGCAGGCCGTCGAGCAAGGGCGTCGAAGGAGCCACCGTGAGTTGCAGCTCAACGTCGGGATGGGTGTCCCGGAAGGCGTGAATTGCATCAGGAAGGACGTAGAGACTGGCTGCATCGATCATGCCGACCCGCAAGCGGCCGTGGAGAGTGGACCCGGTTGCGTGGAGATCGGATCGCAGGTCGTCGGTGGTGCTGAGCAGTTGACGTGCGTAGGCGACGGCTTGGCGGCCCTCGTCCGTGAGTATCCGCCTGCGGCCAACGGCTTCGAAGAGACGCGCGTCCAAACGGCGCTCCAGTTCGTGCATCGATTGCGACAGGGCCGGCTGGCTGATGCCCAGGCGATCGGCGGCGTCCGTCCAATTCGTCGATCGGGCCACCTCAGTCAGATAGGCGAGCTGACGAAGCTGAATGCTGAGTTCGGGTGCTGTGATCTCCACGGTGAGATTATATAGACATTTCTTATGAATCTGACAAGCTTCATTGACTTGTCCTCAAATAGGCGAAGTCCATAAGCTGGCGACAGTTCCAGAACGAGGGAGAACACTTCATGGCAGCCCCAATCGACATCAAGCCGGCGGAAGGCAAGCTCGGCGTTCTGCTGCCCGGCATGGGAGCCGTCGCGACGACGTTCATCGCCGGGGTGCTGGCCGGCCGGAAGGGGCTCACGGAACTCCACGGATCGTTGACCCAGTCTGGCCGTATCCGGCTCGGCAAGCGCACCGAGCAGCGCAACCCGCTGA containing:
- a CDS encoding LysR family transcriptional regulator — encoded protein: MEITAPELSIQLRQLAYLTEVARSTNWTDAADRLGISQPALSQSMHELERRLDARLFEAVGRRRILTDEGRQAVAYARQLLSTTDDLRSDLHATGSTLHGRLRVGMIDAASLYVLPDAIHAFRDTHPDVELQLTVAPSTPLLDGLRTLEHDIVFVTGPVIDDRLESEAIMEEPLYLYGPAVGDPAGGDWVMYPASSRTRRIIDRFFVDEGWTPRIILESANPAVLTQMVGLGFGWAVLPEAVAEAGVEPLRKARPAPVARRLLSAVWRASTAGNPRVETFRSFAAAF